DNA from Thermomicrobium roseum DSM 5159:
ATCGTCGACCAATTCGGCTCCTGCCGCTTCGTAGTCGGTGTCGGTGAATCCGCTGCCGACCCCCGCCCCACGCTCCACGAGCACTCGGTGTCCATGACGAACCAGTTCGCGTACCCCGTGGGGTGGCTGGGCAACACGATATTCGCGGAGTTTCCTCTCGCGTGGAATCCCTATGATCAAGGCTCGACCTCCCATCCATGCATGCCGCTCGCGCGTCCTGCCGCCCATGCCGCCCCAACCGGCAGGACGGCGCTTATTGTCGCCGAGAGCTCGACTTCCTCACAAGCGGTGACCGTATGCTGCCAGCGGAGAACCGATCCTTTCCGAGCTCGTGAACGATTCCCCCGCGCCCATACCTCCAACGACGCACTCCTCAGCGACGAGCGATTTGACGGGAAAGCGTCGGCCCCGCTAGAGTTAGTCGGTTGGGCGGGTCATCCGACCCGAGAAAGCGAGTGACCATGCAAGCCCTCACGATCGTTCCGATCCTGGCTGTCCTCATCCTCGTACACGAACTTGGTCACTTTCTCGCCGCACGATTGTTCGGCATCCGTGTCCTCGAGTTCGGGATCGGTCTGCCGCCGCGTCTGTTCGGGATGCGGCGCGGTGGTGTCCTCTATTCCATCAACGCGATTCCGCTCGGCGGATTCGTCCGCGTCGTTGGCGAAGACAGTCACACGCTGGGGCCGGACAGCCTGCAAACCAAACCCCGCTGGCAACGGGCCGTTTTCTTCGGTGCCGGCGCCTTCATGAACCTGCTGCTGGCTTTCGTCATCATGATGACATTGGTCGGCTTCCGAGGGGAACCACAGTTTCATCTGTATGTCGCTGAGGTCGTGCCTGATTCACCAGCTGCCCGAGCCGGTTGGCAACCGGCTGATCGCATCGTTGCCTTGGATGGCAAACCGGTCCGCGATGCCTCGGAACTCGTGGAGCGGACCGAACGGGCAGCTGGCCGACCACTCCATGTCACCCTGCTACGGGGAGACGAACGGATCGACACGACAGTCGTCCCCCGCGAAAATCCGCCACCCGGCCAAGGGCGCACTGGTATCCGCGTCGTTATCGAACCTGCAGCGCGACTGACCGTCGCAACCGTCCAACCTGGCTCACCAGCTGACCTCGCTGGCTTGCGCCCGGGTGATCGCTTGGTACGGGTCGCGGGTTATCCAGCTGAGGATGCGGCCGTTTATTTCTTGCTGATCCAACAACATGCCGGTAAGGCGATCGAGATCACTGTCGAACGAGACCGGCAGCTCCTCACGGTCACGATCCACGTTCCTCCGAGCACGAGCGGTGAAACGCCGAACCTCGGCATGACGCTTCGCCCCACATTGGTGACTGCACCGGTCCCGCTCTGGAGGATCCCTCTCGAGGCTGCGAGACAGACAGCCATCATGGTGATCCAGATGGTGCAAGGACTCGCCATGCTGCTGCGCGGCGAAGCATCGCTCTCCGATCTCGCTGGTCCGATCGGCATGGGACAACTGACGTCCGAACTTCTGGCCATCAGCCCAGAGCCTGCTTGGGTCACGTTGGGACATCTGGCAGCGCTGCTCTCGATCAATCTCGCCATTCTCAATCTCATTCCGTTCCCAGCTTTGGACGGCGGTCGTTTGTTCTTCGTGCTCATCGAAGCGATTCGCGGTCGACGCATCTCGCCCGAAAAGGAAGGTTTGATTCACCTGATCGGCTTCGCCATCTTGCTCACACTCATGTTCATCATCGCGTTCGCCGACATCGGACGTTTGCTCAGTGGCGAATCGCTCCTCCGCTGATCGGCCGTAATCGTCGGGAAAAACGCAGTCAGGCATCCTTCAGGCATACTGGATTTAAGCGAAGAATCAGGGCGCCATCGGCGCCGGATCAGGAGGTCGACGCAGCATGGCCTATCAGCGACGCAAAACACGACCAGTTTGGGTCGGTGACGTTCAGATCGGTGGTGACGCACCGATCGTCGTGCAATCGATGACGACGACCGATACGCGCGATCCTGAGGCGACGCTCCGGCAAATTCACGAGCTTGCGGATGTAGGCTGCGAGATCGTGCGCGTTGCGGTGCCCGATCGAATCGCTGCCGCCGCCTTGGCGGACATCGTGCCCCGTTCGCCGATTCCGGTCGTCGCCGATATTCACTTCGAGCACACGCTCGCCCTCAAGGCCCTGGAGGCAGGTGTCCACAAGCTGCGGCTCAATCCGGGGAATATCCGCAAGCCGGAGGAAGTGCGCGAGGTCGTGCAGAAAGCGAAGGAGCGCGGTGTCCCCATTCGCATCGGCGTCAACTTCGGCTCCCTCCCGCCGATGACGCGCGAGTTCGTGGACGAGATGGCAGCTCGAGGGGCCACTCAGACGGAGCTCATCGCCGAGCACATGGTCCGCACGGCATTGAGTCACGTCAAGATACTGGAGGATTTGGACTTCGGGGATATCGTCATTTCCCTCAAAGCGTTCGAAGTTCCTGTCATGATCGAGGCCTACCGCCGCATGGCCAAACTCAACGATTATCCGCTTCATCTCGGTGTGACCGAGGCAGGTACACCAAAGGCTGGGGCGATCCGGTCAGCGATCGGCATCGGCACCCTCCTGCAGGAGGGAATCGGTGACACGATCCGGGTCTCGCTGACGACCGACCCGGTCGAGGAAGTCTGGGTCGCCTACGAGATCTTGAAGACGTTGGGACTGCGGGAACGAGGTGCCACGCTGGTCGCCTGTCCGACATGCGGACGCGTCGAAGTCGATCTCTTCCGTCTCGCGAACGAGATCGACGAGTACCTGCGCACCGTCAAGGAGCCGATCAAGGTGGCGGTGATGGGGTGCGTCGTGAACGGGCCAGGGGAAGCGCGCGATTCCGACGTCGGTGTCGCTGCCGGTCGTGGCAAGGGGGTCATTTTCCGAAAAGGGAAGATCGTTCGCCGGGTCGAGGAACACGAAATCGTTCCTGCCCTGAAGGAAGAGATCGAAGCGATCCTCGCCGAACGACGCTCAGGCTCAGCGCAGGCGCGACGCGAGATCAGTATCCCGATCATCGCCGACTGATCATCCGGCGAGGTGCCGACGTGCAACCGGCTCCCGAGTGGAAGTCGTCCGAGGAATCCGTCGCAGTCATCGGTAGCTCGTCCTGGGACCAGTTTCTCATTCTCGACCGATTCCCCCGACCAGGAGTCGGCGCGGTCGTCACTGCGTGCGCCGAGGCCGGCGGTGGCACGGCAGCCAACGTCGCGGTCGCGCTGGCCCGCCTCGGGGTACGTCCTCTGCTGGTCACGACAGTCGGGGACGATGCGTGGGGACAGCGATTGGTGTCCGAACTCTCCAGAGAACAACTGGAACTCCACCTCGTTCCCCCACGAGCACAGAGTTCTACCGATTACTGCACGATCCTCGTCTCGCCCGAGCCTGAGCGAACCATCCTCTGGTCCCCAGGAGCTCGTCTTCGGCTCGGTGATCCGCTTCCGCTGGAGCGCGTCTTCCAGTGCCGAGTCGTCGTCATCGACGTCGAAGACGACGATCTCCGCCAATTCCTGCTCGATCTTCCGGCGCACGTCGCACCGCGCACCCGCATCGTTGGGCCACTCACGCATCTCGCGACGTTACCGTGTGAACGAGCTCGTCGGCTGGCCATCCAACACGATGTGCTCATCGGTAACGAGGACGAAGCCTGCGCCGTCACGGGCTGCACGAGTGTCGACGCGGCGCTGGAAGCACTCCGCCGCTGGATGCCGCTCGGCGCGACCCGTCTCGTCGCGATCAGTCGCGGCCGAGACGGTTGCATCCTCGCCACCATGCGCGAAACAGTCCGGGTTCCCGCATTCGAAGTGAGAGCGATCGATCCCACCGGAGCTGGTGACGCGTTCGCTGCGGGCATCGTCTACGGCCTTCTTCGACGCTTGCCCCTCAGCGAACTCGGGCGACTCGCGAACGCCATGGGAGCACTGGCCACGCGGGCGCTCGGGGCTCGCGCCGCACTGCCGACCAGAGACGAACTCGAGGCTTTTCTCAGCGGAGTATCGCATGTGCATCGCTAAAGACGAACTCCGCGAACTCGCCGAGCGGAGCGGGCTGTCGCTCCTGGCGGTCACGACTGCCGATCCATTCCCCGGACTGACCGATCTGCTGCTCGCCCGCATCCGTGCCGGTTATCTCGATGGGATGGACTGGTTCGATGAGGAACGAGCCCGCATCGCTGGCGATCCGCACAACCTGCATCCCACGGCACGCAGCATCGTGAGTGTCGCCCTCCCGTACTGGTTGCCGGATATCGTCCCTCCCAACGACGGGATCGTCCGTGGTCGCATCGCCCGCTACGCCTGGGGGCACGACTACCATCGTGTCCTCCGCGATCGGATGCGACGACTCCACCAATCGCTCCAGGAACGGTGTGGACGACCGATCGAAGCTCGCTTCCTCGTGGACACTGCACGGATCGTCGACCGAGAAATCGCTGCCCGGGCAGGACTCGGCTGGCAAGGCAAAAACACGATGATCCTCGTGCCCCGCTATGGGTCCTGGGTACTCCTCGGCGAATTGCTGCTGGATATCGACATCGAGCCGGATGCGCCGCTGCGCCCACGCTGTGGGCGCTGCCAACGGTGCCTCGACGCCTGCCCGACTGGTGCATTGATCCACCCCTATGAACTCTTCGCTCCTCGTTGCATCTCCTATCTGACGATCGAGCATCGCGGTCCGCTTCCATGGGAAGTACGCCCGCTCGTCGCCAACTGGGTGTTCGGGTGTGATATCTGTCAAGAGGTCTGTCCCTATACCGCTGCCGCACAACGGGCTGACGATCCGGTCGTCTTCCCGGAACGCCTCGAGCACTGTTTTCCATCACTCGAGTGGCTGCTCACGATGTCGGAGGACGAGTTTCGATCCGTCTACCGAGACCGTCCAGTCCTGCGTGCGAAGCGGGTTGGTCTCGCCCGGAACGCCGCCGTCGCGCTGGGCAACGTCGGTGACCAGCGGCACTTGGAGACCCTGGCGTGGGCAGTCCTCGCGCACGATGAGCCCCTGGTTCGCAGTCATGCCGCCTGGGCGATGGCTCGGATCGACTATACCGCTAGCCTTCCCGTGCTCCAGCGTGCGCTCGCGCAAGAGAGCGATTCTTCTGCACGACAGGAAATCGAACGAGTGCTCGTTTCGCCACCTGCGCCGCTCAACCGGTCGTCTGCAACCCTGCTGCGATCGCATTGATGCTGTGATGGATGGCATCCAAGAGGCGCGATTGGCGCTCGCCCTTGCCGGCACCTGCCCGGTACCGACGTAACAAGACGATCTGACACGCATGCAGGACATCGACGTACGGATTGCGTAACCGCACCAGTCGGGCGAGGATCGGCGAACGCTCCAAGAGTTCGCATTGACCGGTGACTGCCAAAATGGTCCGCACCGCTCGCTGGTA
Protein-coding regions in this window:
- the rseP gene encoding RIP metalloprotease RseP; amino-acid sequence: MQALTIVPILAVLILVHELGHFLAARLFGIRVLEFGIGLPPRLFGMRRGGVLYSINAIPLGGFVRVVGEDSHTLGPDSLQTKPRWQRAVFFGAGAFMNLLLAFVIMMTLVGFRGEPQFHLYVAEVVPDSPAARAGWQPADRIVALDGKPVRDASELVERTERAAGRPLHVTLLRGDERIDTTVVPRENPPPGQGRTGIRVVIEPAARLTVATVQPGSPADLAGLRPGDRLVRVAGYPAEDAAVYFLLIQQHAGKAIEITVERDRQLLTVTIHVPPSTSGETPNLGMTLRPTLVTAPVPLWRIPLEAARQTAIMVIQMVQGLAMLLRGEASLSDLAGPIGMGQLTSELLAISPEPAWVTLGHLAALLSINLAILNLIPFPALDGGRLFFVLIEAIRGRRISPEKEGLIHLIGFAILLTLMFIIAFADIGRLLSGESLLR
- the ispG gene encoding flavodoxin-dependent (E)-4-hydroxy-3-methylbut-2-enyl-diphosphate synthase; this translates as MAYQRRKTRPVWVGDVQIGGDAPIVVQSMTTTDTRDPEATLRQIHELADVGCEIVRVAVPDRIAAAALADIVPRSPIPVVADIHFEHTLALKALEAGVHKLRLNPGNIRKPEEVREVVQKAKERGVPIRIGVNFGSLPPMTREFVDEMAARGATQTELIAEHMVRTALSHVKILEDLDFGDIVISLKAFEVPVMIEAYRRMAKLNDYPLHLGVTEAGTPKAGAIRSAIGIGTLLQEGIGDTIRVSLTTDPVEEVWVAYEILKTLGLRERGATLVACPTCGRVEVDLFRLANEIDEYLRTVKEPIKVAVMGCVVNGPGEARDSDVGVAAGRGKGVIFRKGKIVRRVEEHEIVPALKEEIEAILAERRSGSAQARREISIPIIAD
- a CDS encoding carbohydrate kinase family protein — translated: MQPAPEWKSSEESVAVIGSSSWDQFLILDRFPRPGVGAVVTACAEAGGGTAANVAVALARLGVRPLLVTTVGDDAWGQRLVSELSREQLELHLVPPRAQSSTDYCTILVSPEPERTILWSPGARLRLGDPLPLERVFQCRVVVIDVEDDDLRQFLLDLPAHVAPRTRIVGPLTHLATLPCERARRLAIQHDVLIGNEDEACAVTGCTSVDAALEALRRWMPLGATRLVAISRGRDGCILATMRETVRVPAFEVRAIDPTGAGDAFAAGIVYGLLRRLPLSELGRLANAMGALATRALGARAALPTRDELEAFLSGVSHVHR
- the queG gene encoding tRNA epoxyqueuosine(34) reductase QueG, which encodes MCIAKDELRELAERSGLSLLAVTTADPFPGLTDLLLARIRAGYLDGMDWFDEERARIAGDPHNLHPTARSIVSVALPYWLPDIVPPNDGIVRGRIARYAWGHDYHRVLRDRMRRLHQSLQERCGRPIEARFLVDTARIVDREIAARAGLGWQGKNTMILVPRYGSWVLLGELLLDIDIEPDAPLRPRCGRCQRCLDACPTGALIHPYELFAPRCISYLTIEHRGPLPWEVRPLVANWVFGCDICQEVCPYTAAAQRADDPVVFPERLEHCFPSLEWLLTMSEDEFRSVYRDRPVLRAKRVGLARNAAVALGNVGDQRHLETLAWAVLAHDEPLVRSHAAWAMARIDYTASLPVLQRALAQESDSSARQEIERVLVSPPAPLNRSSATLLRSH